In the Kaistella sp. 97-N-M2 genome, one interval contains:
- the upp gene encoding uracil phosphoribosyltransferase, whose translation MVTILSDQFSLVNTWINELRNVEIQTDRLKFRRNMERIGEIAAFEISKGLDQKEIEITTPLDKIKAREVAVQPVITTILRAGVPLFQGILNYLDKADCGFVAAYRKHDANDYFSIKQDYLTCPSIDGRPLIVADPMLATGASLIEAIKDLLNHGKPTQLHIVAAIASRQGVETIQKAYPDAKIWVGVIDENLTSKGYITPGLGDAGDLSYGEKLQR comes from the coding sequence ATGGTAACCATCTTATCAGATCAATTTTCGCTTGTCAATACGTGGATTAACGAACTTCGAAATGTAGAAATTCAGACCGACCGTCTAAAATTCCGTCGGAATATGGAAAGAATTGGCGAGATCGCCGCTTTCGAGATCAGCAAAGGTTTAGATCAAAAAGAAATTGAAATTACCACGCCTTTAGATAAAATAAAAGCCAGAGAAGTTGCCGTACAACCGGTCATTACAACGATTTTAAGAGCCGGAGTTCCTCTGTTTCAGGGGATTCTCAATTATCTCGACAAGGCAGATTGTGGCTTTGTAGCCGCCTACAGAAAGCACGATGCCAACGATTATTTCTCCATAAAACAGGATTATTTAACCTGTCCCAGCATCGACGGCAGACCTTTAATCGTTGCAGATCCGATGCTGGCCACCGGCGCCAGCCTGATTGAAGCCATTAAAGATCTGTTAAATCACGGCAAACCTACGCAACTTCATATCGTCGCCGCCATCGCTTCAAGACAGGGCGTCGAAACCATTCAAAAAGCCTATCCCGACGCAAAAATCTGGGTTGGTGTCATCGATGAAAATCTAACTTCCAAAGGTTACATTACGCCGGGCTTGGGCGACGCTGGCGATCTTTCTTATGGCGAAAAATTACAGCGATAA
- a CDS encoding acyl transferase gives MVKNIFNIQTEAGFQQKCLETFRYQYQNIQVYRKFVDYLNIDPKNIHEVEQIPFLPIEMFKNHTILDETKSTDLFFQSSGTTQMNLSKHWIADENLYRESIAKSFGQFIGPPEDYIFLGLLPSYLEKQNSSLIYMVDFLMKKSGKPENGYFLYNHAELLALLQKLSAENKKVILFGVSFALLDFLDFVEANRHIISSSQQLTIIETGGMKGRKEEMTKDELLKIFHKGFGTDKIYSEYSMTELLSQAYSLGQNIYESPNWMRILIRNTEDPFSYVEAGRNGAINIIDLANRHSCSFIATQDLGKVLADFEIPHFVRNDKGVLSNPFQVLGRIDHSDIRGCSLLVS, from the coding sequence GTGGTTAAAAACATTTTCAACATACAAACCGAAGCCGGTTTCCAGCAAAAATGCCTGGAAACTTTCCGCTATCAATATCAAAATATACAAGTTTACCGCAAATTTGTAGACTATTTAAACATCGATCCCAAGAACATTCACGAAGTTGAACAAATCCCTTTTCTGCCCATCGAAATGTTTAAAAATCACACGATTTTAGATGAAACAAAATCCACGGACCTTTTTTTTCAAAGTTCCGGCACCACGCAGATGAATCTTTCCAAACACTGGATCGCCGACGAAAATTTATATCGCGAAAGTATTGCGAAAAGTTTCGGACAGTTCATCGGTCCGCCCGAAGATTATATTTTCCTCGGTTTGCTGCCGAGTTATCTGGAAAAGCAGAATTCTTCTTTAATTTACATGGTCGATTTCCTGATGAAGAAATCCGGGAAACCCGAAAACGGCTATTTTCTTTACAATCACGCCGAACTTTTGGCCCTTCTGCAAAAACTCTCCGCCGAAAATAAAAAGGTAATTTTATTTGGAGTTTCTTTCGCGCTGCTGGATTTTCTCGATTTCGTCGAAGCAAATCGGCACATCATCTCCTCTTCACAACAACTTACAATCATCGAAACGGGCGGAATGAAAGGCCGGAAAGAAGAAATGACGAAAGACGAACTCTTAAAAATTTTTCACAAAGGTTTCGGTACCGATAAAATCTACTCCGAATATTCCATGACCGAATTGCTCTCCCAAGCCTATTCCTTAGGTCAAAATATTTACGAAAGTCCAAACTGGATGCGCATTCTCATCAGAAATACGGAAGATCCTTTTTCTTATGTTGAAGCCGGCAGAAATGGCGCCATCAACATCATCGATCTGGCAAACCGGCATTCCTGCAGTTTTATTGCGACGCAGGATTTGGGCAAAGTCCTTGCAGATTTTGAGATTCCTCACTTCGTTCGGAATGATAAAGGAGTTTTGTCGAATCCATTTCAGGTTTTGGGAAGGATCGATCATTCTGATATTCGCGGGTGCAGCCTGCTCGTCTCTTAA
- a CDS encoding GxxExxY protein, with amino-acid sequence MHENEISQIVFDSGLKIHRNLGPGLLESAYEECLFYELSKTGLLIEKQKAMPLVYENVRLDIGYRLDLMVERKVIIDVKSCESLNDVHLAQVLTYLKLSGCRLGLLINFNTKLFKNGYKRILNGDVAL; translated from the coding sequence CTGCACGAAAATGAAATATCGCAAATCGTGTTTGATTCAGGACTTAAGATTCATCGAAATTTAGGACCTGGACTTCTTGAAAGTGCCTATGAAGAATGTCTTTTTTACGAGTTATCAAAAACAGGTTTGTTAATAGAAAAGCAAAAAGCAATGCCTTTGGTCTACGAAAATGTAAGATTAGATATCGGTTATAGATTAGATCTGATGGTCGAACGAAAGGTGATTATCGATGTAAAATCTTGTGAATCTTTAAATGATGTCCATCTTGCACAGGTTTTAACTTATTTAAAATTAAGCGGCTGTAGACTGGGTTTGCTTATCAATTTCAATACAAAATTATTTAAAAACGGTTACAAAAGAATTCTCAATGGCGATGTTGCTCTTTAG
- the der gene encoding ribosome biogenesis GTPase Der, with the protein MSNIVAIVGRPNVGKSTLFNRFLERREAIVDSTSGVTRDRHYGKSDWNGVEFTVIDTGGYEVNSEDVFQGEITKQVELAVDEATSIIFMLNVEEGLTDTDLEIHEMLRRSNKPVYIVVNKADSAKEELAATEFYQLGISKYYTMSSATGSGTGELLDDIVNDFPTTDYKDPFEGLPKITIAGRPNVGKSTLTNALLDKEQNIVTDVAGTTRDSIQTLYNKFGHEFVLVDTAGMRRKAKVKEDLEFYSVMRSVRSIEYSDVVIIMVDATLGWESQDMNIFGLAQKNRKGIVIVVNKWDLVEKETNTTRDFEAQIKDKIGQFTDIPVLFISALTKQRILKSVEVAMEVYENRAKKIKTSKLNEVMLPVFEATPPPALKGKYVKIKYCVQLPTPSPQFVFFCNLPQYVKEAYKRFTENQLRKHFGFTGVPIEVYFRQK; encoded by the coding sequence ATGTCGAATATCGTCGCCATAGTAGGACGTCCCAATGTTGGGAAATCCACCCTTTTTAACCGGTTTCTCGAAAGACGCGAAGCAATTGTAGATTCCACGTCCGGCGTCACCAGAGACCGCCACTACGGAAAATCCGACTGGAATGGGGTTGAATTCACCGTGATCGACACGGGAGGTTATGAAGTAAATTCCGAAGACGTTTTTCAGGGAGAAATCACCAAACAGGTCGAGTTGGCGGTTGATGAAGCTACCTCAATTATCTTTATGCTGAATGTTGAAGAGGGCTTAACAGATACTGATCTGGAGATTCACGAAATGTTGAGACGCTCCAATAAACCAGTGTACATCGTCGTTAACAAAGCCGATTCTGCGAAAGAAGAACTGGCTGCCACCGAATTTTATCAGCTGGGAATTTCAAAATATTACACCATGTCTTCTGCCACTGGTTCCGGAACCGGCGAATTGTTGGACGATATTGTAAACGATTTCCCCACAACCGATTATAAAGACCCTTTCGAAGGTTTACCGAAAATCACCATCGCAGGTCGTCCGAACGTAGGAAAATCCACTTTAACCAACGCTTTGCTGGACAAAGAACAGAATATTGTAACCGATGTTGCCGGTACAACACGTGATTCAATTCAAACTTTATACAACAAGTTCGGACACGAATTTGTTTTGGTGGATACCGCCGGAATGCGCCGAAAAGCCAAAGTAAAAGAGGATCTGGAGTTTTATTCGGTAATGCGGTCTGTTCGGTCCATTGAATATTCTGATGTGGTAATTATCATGGTGGATGCCACTTTAGGGTGGGAATCTCAGGATATGAATATTTTCGGATTGGCTCAAAAAAACAGAAAAGGAATTGTAATCGTTGTAAATAAATGGGATTTGGTAGAAAAAGAGACCAATACGACGCGGGATTTCGAAGCACAGATTAAAGATAAAATTGGTCAGTTTACCGATATTCCCGTCCTTTTCATCTCCGCTTTAACGAAACAGCGAATTCTGAAATCTGTGGAAGTTGCCATGGAAGTTTACGAAAACAGAGCGAAAAAAATTAAAACTTCCAAACTGAATGAAGTGATGCTTCCCGTTTTCGAAGCTACGCCACCGCCGGCCTTGAAAGGAAAATATGTGAAAATTAAATATTGTGTGCAGTTGCCGACGCCAAGCCCGCAGTTTGTGTTTTTCTGTAATCTGCCACAATATGTGAAAGAAGCATACAAAAGATTTACTGAGAACCAACTTCGAAAACATTTCGGTTTCACCGGAGTGCCGATCGAGGTTTACTTCCGACAAAAATAA
- a CDS encoding DUF4230 domain-containing protein, which produces MKFNKIKTALWSVGILMVIFLVFFLYQMTQSESINSMMTILMLLLGLILGGVIAFLASKKMTAQPAMITESSHTIAESMRKVFKVVAAEGHFNEIYNYEETTKLLNFIPSKKKALVIIQAKVLIGYDFEKFQWEVDEQNRKVKLLNFPAPEILSTETDYKYYNIEEQFFNLFSKDDLARIQQNGKRQVIEAAKKSHLPEVAAEQMRTLLTELLEGKNFLLENSAKISESKNQIDYSGMNKSHESTSI; this is translated from the coding sequence ATGAAATTCAATAAAATAAAAACAGCGTTGTGGTCGGTCGGAATTTTAATGGTTATTTTCCTCGTTTTTTTTCTCTATCAAATGACGCAAAGCGAATCCATTAATTCTATGATGACGATTTTGATGTTGCTTTTAGGTTTGATTTTGGGTGGCGTGATCGCTTTTTTAGCTTCGAAGAAAATGACTGCGCAACCGGCAATGATCACAGAAAGTTCGCACACCATTGCGGAAAGCATGCGAAAAGTGTTTAAAGTTGTGGCGGCAGAAGGCCATTTCAACGAAATCTATAATTACGAGGAAACCACCAAACTTCTCAATTTTATTCCGTCCAAGAAGAAAGCTTTGGTCATTATTCAGGCAAAAGTTTTAATTGGGTACGATTTTGAAAAATTCCAGTGGGAAGTTGATGAGCAGAACCGAAAAGTAAAGCTGCTGAATTTTCCGGCGCCCGAAATTCTCTCCACGGAAACCGATTACAAGTATTACAACATCGAAGAGCAGTTTTTCAATCTATTCAGCAAAGATGATCTTGCCAGAATTCAGCAGAACGGCAAAAGGCAGGTGATCGAAGCGGCGAAAAAATCGCATTTGCCCGAAGTTGCCGCCGAACAGATGCGCACGTTGCTGACGGAACTTCTGGAAGGCAAAAATTTCCTTCTCGAAAATTCCGCTAAAATTTCGGAGAGCAAAAATCAGATCGATTACAGCGGGATGAATAAATCGCACGAAAGTACTTCCATCTGA
- a CDS encoding ComF family protein, whose amino-acid sequence MFFLDLLFPNRCLDCNRIIHQNEVVCAACFDQIYFTHHHFDQTNLLKERCQLLFPVESAVALMQFEDESLSRKIIHQLKYGGRPKVGKTLAQWVLEKTNLKELQPDLLVTVPLHRRKLRERGYNQLHLFADTLSEDLGIPCDHSLIKRNFYKKAQAKKNKAQRDKSKNPFSITKEIRGKHILVIDDVFTTGKTMSDVVWEILKNPENRVSVLVMAMD is encoded by the coding sequence ATGTTTTTCCTAGATCTCCTTTTTCCGAACCGCTGTCTGGACTGCAACCGTATCATTCATCAAAATGAAGTGGTTTGCGCAGCGTGTTTTGACCAGATTTATTTTACGCATCATCATTTTGATCAGACTAATTTGCTGAAGGAACGCTGCCAGCTTCTTTTTCCTGTAGAAAGCGCCGTGGCGCTGATGCAGTTTGAAGATGAAAGTCTGAGCCGAAAAATAATTCACCAGTTAAAATATGGCGGCCGCCCAAAAGTTGGAAAAACCTTGGCGCAATGGGTTTTGGAGAAAACAAATTTGAAAGAGTTGCAACCCGATCTCCTCGTAACGGTGCCACTTCACCGCCGGAAACTGAGAGAAAGAGGCTACAATCAGCTTCATTTGTTTGCCGATACTTTATCTGAAGATCTAGGGATTCCGTGCGATCATTCTTTAATCAAAAGAAATTTCTACAAAAAAGCGCAGGCGAAAAAGAATAAGGCGCAGCGCGATAAAAGCAAAAATCCATTCAGCATCACGAAAGAAATCAGGGGCAAACATATCCTCGTTATCGATGATGTTTTCACGACGGGAAAGACAATGAGCGATGTGGTTTGGGAAATTTTGAAAAATCCGGAGAACAGGGTTTCGGTGTTGGTGATGGCGATGGATTAG
- a CDS encoding UDP-2,3-diacylglucosamine diphosphatase: MKITLEPNKKIYFASDQHFGAPTPKESKIREEKFIRWLEEIKADAQVLFLMGDLFDFWHEWNHVVPKGYVRVLGKLAELKDSGIDLYMFVGNHDLWMKNYFEEEIGCKVFFNKQYFEINGKNFLLAHGDGLGPGDKGYKRMKKLFTNPLAQWAFKWLHPDIAMKMAIYFSTKNKMISGEEDKAFLGEDKEFLIIYSKEKLKTEKIDYFIYGHRHLPMVLELENGKAKYINLGDWITYFTYGEFQTEFQLKSFKHGVSEVFTEHTDLS; this comes from the coding sequence ATGAAGATCACTTTAGAACCCAATAAAAAAATCTATTTCGCGTCCGACCAACATTTTGGTGCGCCCACGCCGAAAGAAAGCAAGATCCGTGAGGAAAAGTTTATTCGCTGGCTGGAGGAAATAAAAGCTGATGCGCAGGTTTTGTTTCTCATGGGCGATCTCTTCGATTTTTGGCATGAATGGAACCACGTCGTTCCGAAAGGTTACGTTCGTGTTCTAGGAAAATTAGCCGAATTAAAAGATTCGGGAATTGACCTTTACATGTTTGTTGGCAACCACGATTTGTGGATGAAAAATTATTTCGAAGAAGAGATTGGGTGCAAAGTTTTCTTTAACAAGCAGTATTTCGAAATCAACGGTAAAAATTTCCTTTTGGCGCACGGCGATGGATTAGGTCCGGGCGATAAAGGCTATAAAAGAATGAAGAAACTTTTCACAAATCCTCTTGCGCAGTGGGCTTTCAAATGGCTTCATCCCGATATCGCCATGAAAATGGCCATCTATTTTTCCACGAAAAACAAGATGATTTCCGGCGAAGAAGACAAAGCTTTTTTGGGCGAAGACAAAGAGTTTCTGATTATTTATTCCAAAGAAAAACTCAAGACCGAAAAGATCGATTATTTTATTTACGGTCATCGGCATTTGCCCATGGTTCTCGAGCTGGAAAACGGCAAAGCGAAGTACATCAACCTGGGCGACTGGATTACGTATTTTACGTATGGTGAATTTCAAACTGAATTTCAGCTGAAATCTTTTAAACACGGCGTCTCAGAGGTTTTCACGGAGCACACAGATTTATCATAA
- a CDS encoding LemA family protein, with amino-acid sequence MIAFLIIIALLVVFFMYGISIYNRLVKLRTMVQEAWSSIDVMLKKRHDLIPNLIETVKGYATHERETFDSVTRARAAAMSANSIQEKEAAEKNLNQAMMNLNAVAEQYPDLKANANFLQLQAELSALEGDIEKSRRYYNGTVRENNILVETFPSNIIANMYKFTKSTFFELDNVAERAVPTVKF; translated from the coding sequence ATGATTGCTTTTTTAATAATTATCGCACTGCTTGTGGTGTTTTTCATGTATGGAATTTCCATCTACAACCGTTTGGTGAAGCTGAGAACAATGGTTCAGGAAGCCTGGAGCAGTATTGACGTGATGCTGAAAAAACGCCACGATCTTATTCCGAACCTTATCGAAACCGTGAAAGGGTATGCCACGCACGAACGGGAAACCTTCGACAGCGTAACCAGAGCAAGAGCCGCAGCCATGTCCGCCAATTCCATACAGGAGAAAGAAGCTGCAGAAAAAAACCTGAACCAGGCGATGATGAATTTAAATGCAGTGGCCGAGCAGTATCCCGATCTGAAAGCGAACGCCAATTTTCTTCAACTTCAGGCCGAACTTTCAGCTTTGGAGGGCGACATCGAAAAATCCAGAAGATATTATAACGGAACGGTGCGGGAAAATAATATTCTGGTAGAAACCTTCCCGAGCAATATTATTGCGAACATGTACAAGTTTACAAAATCGACTTTCTTTGAATTGGATAATGTTGCAGAAAGAGCCGTGCCGACTGTAAAATTCTAA
- a CDS encoding alpha-amylase family glycosyl hydrolase: MKYFYSLILAVLLPFAAFAQQQITYSVNPPTFNETEALTITFTVNETAFGVATSHSLYLWAWSVDTSNSQADCPTNGSWTASDPVNKLTYVSSSGATGTYTYTMNTVKSFYGNRPNPLAKIGFLVKTVNGSAQSQDILVNVGRFQFNLTNPVPGSTNIVNAGTVINITGTSSLPANYVVKANGTPVYTSSSASTTLNFPYTVTQDATIDVVATSAADGSEVVKSFSVSLAIPVESAPVPAYMRQGINYDPADPTKVGLALYAPGKAYVHVIGSFNNWTVSGTYLMKKDTANPNLYWTEITGLTPQQIYTFQYRTADGIKVADPYSPLVLSPYDDQYINQDAMVYPDLPVYPAGQDFEVSVIQTAKSAYNWTVTNFAKPAKENLIVYELLVRDFTTQKTWQSLIDKINYLKSLKINAVELMPVMEFDGNSSWGYNTAFHYALDKAYGTPEKFKEFIDLCHQNGIAVILDVALNHATGRSPIERMWMIDPDGDGFGDPAPDNPYFNQVAKHSYSVFNDFNHSKPETKYYVNRVLEQWIKEYKVDGFRWDLTKGFTQNCTAGDDACTNAYQQDRVNILKGYADNQWSYDPTSYIIFEHLGTDSEEAQWGNYKVNEGKGVMMWDKETTQYNQNTMGFSANSSFNRVNYSAHGFSDRRAISYGESHDEERIMYKNITFGAEGAGYSTRDLATALQRQKAYAAVFLTVPGPKMIWQFAELGFDKSIYTCENGTVNTEDDATPGDCKLSPKPSAFGLAYDVDAARKSVYDTWAKILELRLANDVFNTKTFTVESGNLMPRIYINNAAAANALKNVVILANFTLTSQNIVPNFPYTGNWVNLMDNSGFSVSSTTTPITIEPGGFRIFGNASALGTDEIGQNKNAVSLVLTQNPVMNGTANIRYTNAKNGWVNIYDLAGKLIRTTKVSKDNGDEAIPLKGLKTGMYLLQLKSEKGVAVTKMIVK; this comes from the coding sequence ATGAAATATTTTTACTCGCTAATTTTAGCTGTGCTGTTACCTTTCGCGGCCTTTGCACAGCAGCAGATTACCTATTCTGTAAATCCGCCCACGTTTAATGAGACCGAAGCCCTTACCATTACTTTTACGGTAAATGAAACCGCTTTTGGCGTGGCCACCTCGCATTCGCTTTATCTTTGGGCCTGGTCTGTGGACACCAGTAATTCGCAGGCTGATTGTCCGACCAACGGCTCCTGGACCGCTTCGGATCCTGTAAATAAACTGACTTACGTTTCGAGTTCGGGCGCAACCGGTACTTACACTTATACAATGAATACCGTAAAATCTTTTTACGGGAACCGCCCAAATCCACTCGCAAAAATTGGCTTTCTCGTTAAAACCGTTAACGGAAGCGCTCAGTCTCAGGATATTTTGGTGAATGTCGGTCGATTTCAGTTTAATTTAACAAATCCGGTTCCGGGAAGCACGAATATCGTCAATGCGGGAACCGTGATCAATATTACCGGAACATCGTCACTACCCGCCAACTATGTGGTTAAAGCCAATGGAACGCCGGTGTACACAAGTTCTTCGGCGTCCACAACTTTAAATTTTCCTTACACGGTAACGCAGGATGCTACCATCGATGTGGTGGCAACGAGCGCGGCAGACGGCAGCGAAGTTGTAAAATCTTTCAGCGTTTCGCTTGCAATTCCTGTGGAAAGCGCGCCGGTTCCCGCCTATATGAGACAGGGAATTAATTATGATCCTGCAGATCCGACGAAAGTAGGGTTGGCTTTGTATGCGCCCGGAAAAGCGTACGTCCACGTCATCGGAAGCTTTAACAACTGGACGGTCAGCGGCACCTACCTCATGAAAAAGGACACTGCCAATCCTAATTTATACTGGACGGAAATCACGGGTTTAACGCCGCAACAGATTTACACATTCCAGTACAGGACTGCGGACGGAATTAAGGTCGCGGATCCTTATTCGCCATTGGTTCTTTCCCCGTACGACGATCAGTACATCAATCAGGATGCAATGGTTTATCCGGATCTTCCGGTTTATCCTGCCGGTCAGGATTTCGAAGTTTCCGTTATCCAAACGGCAAAATCTGCCTACAACTGGACAGTTACGAACTTTGCCAAACCTGCGAAAGAAAATTTAATTGTTTATGAATTATTGGTAAGAGATTTCACGACCCAAAAAACTTGGCAGTCCCTGATTGATAAGATTAATTATTTAAAATCTTTAAAAATTAACGCAGTTGAACTAATGCCTGTTATGGAATTTGACGGCAATAGTTCCTGGGGTTACAACACGGCCTTCCATTATGCCCTCGATAAAGCCTACGGAACACCGGAAAAATTTAAAGAATTTATCGATCTGTGTCACCAAAACGGTATCGCCGTCATTTTAGATGTTGCTTTAAATCACGCTACGGGCAGAAGTCCCATCGAAAGAATGTGGATGATCGATCCGGATGGAGATGGTTTCGGCGATCCGGCGCCAGATAATCCTTACTTCAATCAGGTTGCGAAACATTCTTACAGCGTGTTTAATGATTTCAACCATTCCAAACCCGAAACCAAATATTACGTGAACCGCGTTTTGGAACAGTGGATCAAAGAATATAAAGTAGACGGTTTTCGGTGGGATCTCACCAAAGGTTTCACCCAAAACTGTACCGCCGGCGACGATGCCTGCACGAACGCATATCAGCAGGACCGCGTGAATATTTTGAAAGGTTATGCCGATAATCAGTGGAGTTACGACCCAACGTCCTATATCATTTTTGAGCATTTAGGAACAGATTCCGAAGAAGCACAGTGGGGCAATTACAAAGTAAACGAAGGAAAAGGCGTGATGATGTGGGATAAAGAAACAACGCAGTACAACCAAAACACAATGGGATTCTCCGCGAACAGCAGTTTTAACCGCGTTAATTACAGCGCGCACGGTTTTTCCGACAGACGCGCGATCAGTTATGGCGAAAGTCATGATGAAGAAAGAATCATGTACAAAAACATTACGTTTGGCGCGGAAGGCGCGGGCTACAGCACAAGAGATCTTGCGACTGCGCTGCAGCGACAAAAAGCTTATGCGGCAGTTTTCCTGACGGTTCCCGGACCGAAAATGATCTGGCAGTTTGCAGAGTTGGGCTTCGATAAAAGTATTTATACGTGCGAAAACGGTACGGTGAATACGGAAGATGATGCCACGCCGGGCGACTGCAAACTTAGTCCGAAACCGTCGGCGTTTGGTTTGGCATACGATGTGGATGCCGCGCGGAAATCGGTCTACGATACCTGGGCAAAAATCCTCGAACTGCGTCTGGCTAATGACGTTTTCAACACGAAAACATTCACCGTAGAATCCGGAAATTTAATGCCGAGAATTTATATTAATAACGCCGCCGCTGCAAATGCTTTAAAAAATGTAGTGATTCTGGCGAACTTTACGTTAACGTCTCAAAATATTGTTCCGAACTTTCCCTACACGGGGAATTGGGTAAATTTAATGGATAACTCCGGATTTTCTGTTTCGAGCACAACTACGCCGATTACCATCGAACCGGGCGGGTTTAGGATTTTTGGAAATGCGTCGGCTTTAGGTACCGACGAAATCGGTCAAAATAAAAACGCCGTTTCCTTAGTGCTTACGCAAAATCCGGTTATGAACGGAACCGCCAATATTCGCTACACGAACGCGAAAAACGGTTGGGTAAACATTTATGATCTCGCCGGAAAATTGATCAGGACTACAAAAGTTTCGAAAGATAATGGCGACGAAGCGATCCCGCTTAAGGGTTTAAAAACCGGAATGTATCTTCTTCAGCTGAAATCGGAGAAAGGAGTTGCGGTGACGAAAATGATCGTGAAATAA
- a CDS encoding 6-carboxytetrahydropterin synthase: MIRITKIFTFETAHVLYNYDGKCKNMHGHSYKLFVTVKGNPVNDLDHPKNGMVVDFGDIKKIVKSEIIDVWDHAVMLNGISPHKKLGEDLEEKGHKVIYCTYQPTCENMLYDIAAKIKNLLPESVTLAYLKLHETENSYGEWFAEDQN, translated from the coding sequence ATGATACGCATCACCAAGATTTTCACTTTCGAAACCGCCCACGTTCTTTACAATTACGACGGCAAATGCAAAAATATGCACGGACATTCCTATAAACTGTTTGTTACCGTAAAAGGAAATCCCGTCAACGATCTGGACCATCCCAAAAACGGAATGGTCGTCGATTTTGGCGACATCAAAAAAATTGTTAAGTCAGAGATCATCGATGTTTGGGATCATGCCGTGATGCTTAACGGAATTTCGCCACACAAAAAATTGGGCGAAGATTTAGAAGAAAAAGGGCATAAAGTAATTTACTGCACTTATCAGCCGACGTGCGAAAATATGCTTTACGATATCGCCGCAAAAATAAAAAACCTGCTGCCGGAAAGCGTTACTTTAGCTTATCTCAAACTTCACGAAACCGAAAACTCGTACGGAGAATGGTTTGCAGAAGACCAAAATTAA